CTTTAGATGACCGGGACACACGATGAGAATCCTCTTTACAAGGTGACGAAGCTTCAATTCTTTGATGATGAGCCCCGCCATGATTGTCTTACCCGCACCGGGATCATCAGCGATAAGAAAACGAATGCGAGGAAGACGCAATACATACCCATACACAGCCTCAATCTGATGAGGCAATGGATCCACCTTGGAAATATTCATGGCTAGCAAAGGATCGTACAGTGATGCGAAACGGTAGCGCAGGGTTTCCAGAGCGAGGAATACCTTTGCCGGTTCTTCCTTAAACAAACTTTCAGTCTGCAGAATGGTCACCTTCTGAAACTCTTCGAGAGGGATGATCTGATCAATATGAGCCCGATTTTTCCCTGCAGTGACGCCTATGATGCGCACGTACTCATCCAGACGTTCTATATACGTGATCTCAACGGGTTCCGGCCATTGGGGTCCCTTTATTATCGAACCGGGTTTCAAATCCATTTTCCTGTCCAAAGACCATTCCCTCAATAAACACAAAACCCCGTTACTCGTTTAGAGAAACGGGGTCCCTGGCTCCATGATTCTCCTTCTTTGTTCGTCGTAAGGATCAAACAATAAAATGACCGACTGCAAATTTTTTAAAATTTTTTAATGTTACGATGTACAAGTGTCAAGATAAAAGAAGGGACTTACATGGTCTAACTCCTCCTGACCAAAGCCTAATTCAGGCGCACATGAAGCCCAATGTTCAACCTGATAAAACAAACGGTGTTTTCGTGCCCTTAGGATATAAGATCGGAAAAAGCGGGACTATAGCGGAACAGGATGGAGAGACAATTAAAAAGGGCTGTGATGGAAACCCACAACCCCTTGATTTCACTGGTCGGGGCGAGAGGATTTGAACCTCCGACCCTCTGAACCCCATTCAGATACGCTACCAGGCTGCGCCACGCCCCGACGCTCTATTTTTTACCACCAAGTGATACGTATGTCAATACCCGCAAAAACTTATGCAAATTTCACTTGCGGTAGAAAGTAAAGCAATTTATATATGGAGCATTTGCAATTCCAGACCACACGGCGGTTTGTATTGAAGCAGATGAACCACAGGTACTCGCTGAGCTTCATTATTCTTATCCTAACAACCTTTACCCACAACCATTCCGTCATGGCAGATATCTACCGGTACGTAGATCAAAACGGCGTTGTTCATCTAACTAACGTCCCTACTGATCCTCGAATTAAATACACCCTCGTATACAGGGAAAAAAGGGTTCTTTTCGGGATCAAATCCAAAGATTTGGCCAAGTATGACCACATAATCAACAAAACGGCGGAAAAGTACAACGTAGACCCGGCCTTAATAAAAGCCATCATCAAGGCAGAAT
The Syntrophales bacterium genome window above contains:
- a CDS encoding lytic transglycosylase domain-containing protein, whose translation is MEHLQFQTTRRFVLKQMNHRYSLSFIILILTTFTHNHSVMADIYRYVDQNGVVHLTNVPTDPRIKYTLVYREKRVLFGIKSKDLAKYDHIINKTAEKYNVDPALIKAIIKAESNFQPTAISPKGARGLMQLMPTTASNFQVNDVFHPESNIEGGTRYLRYLIKLFRGDLTLALAAYNAGENAVIRHNGIPPYRETQDYVRRVLNFHRTYRFGK